From a region of the bacterium genome:
- a CDS encoding DegT/DnrJ/EryC1/StrS family aminotransferase, with protein MQNLDWPLMKNNITRDDLNCVIDFLSQENPILTHSHQVREFEREWSEWLGTKYSVFVNSGASANLLTLSALREIFGSKGEIIVPPLAWISDIASVIQCGFTPVFVDINPRTLGMDNDQVLEKINSNTRAVFLTHVLGYNAIDSRLLDELKSRGILLIEDTCESYGATFENRKLGTFGFASNFSFYYAHHLSTIEGGMICTSNPELYELLRMLRSHGLVREASSEKIRQTYIEKHSDLTPDFIFAAMGYNMRPTEIGAVIGRSQLKRLDTNNEIRSKNLTLFLRNLNPSKYQTDFATQGSCNYAFTLILKQADPELMESVQNTLRHHGVEFRRGCSGGGNQLRQPYLRSLLPDIRLEDFPRVEHVHFYGMYIGNYPDLEETKILRLCELLNDIG; from the coding sequence ATGCAAAATCTAGATTGGCCGTTGATGAAAAACAACATCACGCGGGACGATCTGAACTGCGTCATCGACTTCCTATCACAAGAAAATCCCATCCTGACTCATTCCCACCAGGTTCGAGAATTTGAAAGAGAGTGGTCTGAATGGCTGGGAACAAAATACAGCGTCTTTGTAAATTCCGGTGCTTCGGCAAATCTATTGACACTCTCGGCGCTGCGCGAAATCTTTGGAAGCAAAGGCGAAATCATTGTTCCTCCGCTGGCATGGATCTCCGATATTGCTTCCGTGATCCAGTGTGGATTTACTCCGGTTTTTGTGGACATCAATCCCCGCACGCTGGGAATGGATAACGACCAGGTGTTGGAAAAAATCAACAGCAATACCAGAGCTGTTTTTCTCACTCACGTTCTTGGCTACAACGCGATCGATTCCAGGCTTCTGGACGAGCTGAAAAGTCGTGGTATCCTCTTGATCGAAGATACGTGCGAATCCTACGGCGCCACTTTTGAAAATCGGAAACTGGGTACGTTTGGATTCGCTTCTAATTTTTCCTTTTACTACGCGCACCATTTGTCGACGATTGAAGGAGGAATGATCTGTACCAGCAATCCGGAGCTCTATGAACTCCTGCGGATGCTGCGATCCCATGGCCTTGTCCGCGAAGCCTCTTCGGAAAAAATCAGGCAGACCTACATCGAAAAGCATTCTGATTTGACGCCCGATTTTATTTTTGCTGCCATGGGTTACAACATGCGCCCAACAGAAATCGGCGCAGTCATCGGGCGGTCCCAGTTGAAACGTCTGGATACGAACAATGAGATCCGTAGTAAGAATTTGACTCTGTTTTTGAGAAATCTGAATCCTTCCAAATATCAGACGGACTTCGCAACTCAAGGAAGCTGCAACTACGCATTTACATTGATTCTCAAACAGGCGGATCCGGAACTGATGGAGAGCGTACAGAATACGTTGCGGCATCATGGCGTGGAATTTCGCAGAGGTTGTTCCGGAGGCGGAAATCAATTGCGCCAACCCTATCTCCGTTCCCTTCTTCCTGATATTCGATTGGAGGATTTCCCACGCGTGGAGCACGTCCATTTCTACGGGATGTACATCGGCAATTATCCGGATCTGGAGGAGACCAAGATCCTCCGGTTGTGTGAGCTGCTAAATGACATCGGATAG
- a CDS encoding glycosyltransferase family 2 protein gives MTSDRQLISVIFSFRNEEDVLPLLIRRVTNVLDPLPFDYELVFVNDASSDNSLNILAEHAKENPRIKVITLSRRFGGSECILAGMKYSAGDAVLYMDADLQDPPELIPTLIEKWQEGADVVHTVRTKREGETFLKLKLTDAAYYLIAALADIPLLSEAGDYKLLSRRAVEELLKLPERTPYLRGLASWIGFRQVSVPYVRLARAGGATKFPLFRNFPRDFVTLQGPIGTLAIGLTSFSLFPLLSLLAVGTALVVGSILAFVVMIVSTYREGSLPAVYWLIAAIFFLSGVQLFGMGILGIYIGRVYQDVRGRPGYIIDNIIGPQENKRDWRQKPS, from the coding sequence ATGACATCGGATAGACAGCTGATTTCGGTTATCTTCTCCTTTCGAAATGAAGAAGACGTCTTGCCTTTATTGATCCGACGTGTCACGAACGTCCTGGATCCGCTTCCTTTCGACTACGAGCTGGTTTTTGTCAACGACGCCTCTTCCGATAATTCCCTGAATATTCTTGCGGAACATGCAAAAGAGAATCCCAGAATCAAAGTGATCACATTGTCCCGGCGGTTTGGCGGATCGGAATGCATACTGGCCGGAATGAAGTATTCGGCCGGCGACGCAGTTCTCTATATGGATGCTGATTTACAAGACCCGCCTGAATTGATTCCGACTCTGATTGAGAAATGGCAAGAAGGAGCGGACGTCGTTCACACCGTTCGAACGAAAAGAGAAGGGGAAACCTTTTTGAAACTCAAATTAACCGATGCCGCTTACTATTTGATTGCTGCCCTCGCAGACATTCCGTTACTGTCGGAAGCAGGAGATTACAAGCTACTCTCCAGGCGTGCTGTAGAAGAATTGTTGAAGCTTCCTGAAAGAACACCTTACTTGCGCGGGCTGGCAAGCTGGATCGGTTTCCGGCAGGTGTCTGTGCCTTATGTCAGGCTTGCAAGAGCAGGCGGCGCCACCAAATTCCCACTGTTCAGAAATTTTCCAAGGGATTTTGTAACGTTGCAGGGTCCGATTGGAACGTTGGCGATCGGTCTCACCTCTTTCTCATTGTTTCCATTGCTCTCGCTTTTAGCAGTAGGCACTGCACTAGTAGTTGGATCGATTTTGGCTTTTGTTGTAATGATCGTTTCTACCTATAGAGAGGGTAGCTTACCCGCCGTTTACTGGCTGATCGCCGCAATTTTCTTTTTATCAGGAGTGCAGCTTTTTGGCATGGGGATCCTCGGAATTTATATCGGGCGCGTCTATCAAGATGTCCGTGGAAGACCCGGATACATCATTGACAATATCATCGGACCTCAGGAGAACAAAAGAGATTGGCGGCAGAAACCGAGCTGA